From a region of the bacterium genome:
- a CDS encoding ATP-binding protein yields the protein MSDDFFDDLDDITSGAEPEGTQEGAGGEELGLTKLASLVEDLNRDLSTSTILDRAMSAAIELTGAERGFLVLVNERGEWSFEVARNMESGEIANAEKAASHTVLRRVLEGHEPILINDVVGASDLTQQQSIAKMQVRSVMGAPLVAKGKLLGAAYVDTSRLAGVFDQASLVLFESFVQLAAVALENARLIEAEQASKARYRDLQEYLNTVLSSQPHGIIILDDAMHIEYANPQASALMGCSHLAPGTQIGACGSLSEETMLSMLADMHAFMEEDEVCHTVFEQCGRTLTYSFFHVFRALESGVRIGVILEDITARKQLERKLVESEKRSTINQLASGIAHEINNSLQPVKGRVELLGMRLKRANVSLEGGIDKDLETIAALSGRIEKIAKNLRHLTKPAKSEFEPVDLSRLVRSTVELMDSTTGKLKNFSPDPGSIYRLELSLDDTCPRVMGDAHGLESAIINMLLNSSYAILDREDGGTLTLSTQWVDGKVQLVVEDTGGGIPPEILPHIFEPYFTTRPESGGTGLGMCILQNIAEIHNAKLDLHSEWGVGTRVTLTFPAIKETRG from the coding sequence GTGTCGGATGATTTTTTCGACGATCTGGATGACATCACGTCCGGCGCAGAACCCGAGGGAACTCAGGAGGGCGCGGGCGGCGAAGAGCTGGGCCTGACCAAACTGGCTTCGCTGGTGGAGGATCTCAACCGGGATCTGTCTACCTCCACGATACTTGACCGCGCCATGAGCGCCGCCATTGAATTGACCGGGGCAGAGCGCGGGTTTCTGGTGCTCGTGAACGAACGGGGCGAGTGGAGTTTCGAGGTGGCGCGCAACATGGAGAGCGGGGAGATCGCCAATGCGGAGAAGGCGGCCTCGCATACCGTGCTCCGCCGCGTGCTGGAAGGCCATGAGCCGATCCTGATCAACGACGTGGTGGGAGCGTCGGATCTGACGCAGCAGCAATCTATCGCCAAAATGCAGGTGCGCTCCGTGATGGGCGCGCCGCTGGTGGCCAAGGGCAAACTGCTCGGCGCCGCCTATGTGGACACCTCGCGCCTGGCCGGCGTGTTCGACCAGGCCAGCCTGGTGCTGTTCGAAAGTTTTGTGCAGCTCGCCGCAGTGGCGCTGGAAAACGCGCGGCTGATCGAAGCGGAGCAGGCCTCTAAAGCGCGTTACCGTGATTTGCAGGAATATCTGAATACGGTGCTCAGCAGCCAGCCACACGGGATTATCATTCTCGATGACGCGATGCACATCGAGTACGCCAACCCGCAGGCGTCGGCCCTGATGGGATGCAGCCACTTAGCGCCGGGGACGCAGATCGGCGCCTGCGGCAGCCTGTCCGAAGAGACGATGCTCTCGATGCTGGCGGATATGCACGCGTTCATGGAGGAAGATGAGGTCTGTCATACCGTCTTCGAACAGTGCGGCCGCACGCTGACCTATTCATTCTTTCACGTGTTTCGCGCGCTGGAAAGCGGCGTGCGCATCGGCGTAATCCTTGAAGACATTACCGCGCGCAAGCAACTGGAACGGAAACTGGTGGAATCGGAGAAGCGTTCGACCATCAACCAGCTCGCCAGCGGCATCGCGCATGAGATCAACAACAGCCTGCAGCCGGTGAAAGGGCGGGTGGAACTGCTGGGCATGCGGCTGAAGCGCGCCAACGTGTCGCTGGAAGGCGGGATCGACAAGGATCTGGAAACCATCGCCGCCCTCTCGGGCCGGATTGAGAAGATTGCCAAGAACCTGCGCCACCTGACCAAGCCGGCCAAATCGGAGTTTGAGCCGGTGGACCTGTCGAGGCTCGTGCGATCGACCGTGGAACTCATGGACAGCACCACGGGCAAGCTCAAGAATTTCTCGCCCGATCCGGGATCGATCTACCGCCTCGAACTGTCGCTCGATGATACCTGTCCGCGGGTGATGGGCGACGCGCACGGCCTGGAGAGCGCGATCATCAACATGCTTTTGAATTCCTCCTATGCGATTCTGGACAGGGAAGACGGGGGCACCCTGACGCTGAGTACCCAGTGGGTAGACGGCAAGGTGCAACTGGTGGTGGAGGACACGGGGGGCGGCATTCCGCCGGAAATTCTGCCGCACATTTTTGAACCGTATTTCACCACGCGTCCGGAGTCGGGCGGCACAGGGCTGGGGATGTGCATTTTGCAGAACATTGCGGAAATCCACAACGCCAAGCTGGATCTGCACTCGGAGTGGGGCGTCGGCACCAGAGTTACACTGACCTTTCCCGCGATCAAAGAGACCAGGGGCTGA